A portion of the Streptomyces erythrochromogenes genome contains these proteins:
- a CDS encoding DUF4230 domain-containing protein — protein METSSDRPGGTRRPMWGRIAAGVAVVVVLIVLVERFSLVPGFGGLFGEDTRDRSGPALLKSVQDMDRYEAAVGNFQVVVDLEKDAAFLPDAIRGTRTLYVGAGTVSGYVDMGALDERSVTVNEDRTAASIRLPHAELGTAALDPNRSYAVSKQRGLLDRIGDLFSDNPAGEQAVQKLAVQHIDEAARTGGLAERAEKNTTSMLEGLLRSLGFREVTITYG, from the coding sequence ATGGAAACCTCTTCGGATCGGCCGGGCGGCACGCGGCGCCCGATGTGGGGGCGGATCGCCGCCGGCGTGGCGGTGGTCGTGGTGCTGATCGTGCTCGTGGAGCGCTTCAGTCTGGTTCCGGGGTTCGGCGGCCTCTTCGGCGAGGACACCCGGGACCGATCGGGTCCGGCGCTGCTCAAGTCGGTCCAGGACATGGACCGTTACGAGGCGGCCGTCGGCAACTTCCAGGTGGTCGTGGACCTGGAGAAGGACGCGGCCTTCCTCCCGGACGCGATCCGCGGGACCCGCACCCTGTACGTGGGCGCCGGCACGGTCAGCGGCTACGTCGACATGGGCGCGCTGGACGAGCGCAGCGTCACCGTGAACGAGGACCGCACCGCGGCCTCGATCCGGCTGCCGCACGCGGAACTCGGCACGGCGGCCCTCGACCCGAACCGCTCGTACGCGGTGTCCAAGCAGCGCGGCCTGCTGGACCGCATCGGCGACCTGTTCTCCGACAACCCGGCCGGCGAACAGGCAGTACAGAAGCTCGCCGTGCAGCACATAGACGAGGCCGCCCGCACCGGTGGCCTCGCCGAACGCGCCGAGAAGAACACGACGTCGATGCTGGAGGGCCTCCTGCGCTCCCTGGGCTTCCGCGAGGTGACGATCACCTACGGCTGA
- a CDS encoding sensor histidine kinase: MITVPAPAGPGAFVHPALFYRDLTEYVAGVGGFVRGALAADEPVLVAVPGQHLDALRESLGAGGGAGITWTDMTELGRNPGRILAALQEFADRHAGRAARIVGEPIWPGRSPAEVLEATRHEALINTAFAGRPATVLCPYDVVGLAPAVVSDARRTHPALIEQGRDLPSPAYADAARVTADLDGPLPEPDGPVARLAYAHGGLAEVREYAEGWARGTALTPARRSDLVMAISEAAANSLSHGGGKGTLRLWTVAGSAAGVVAEIHDGGRLADPLAGRRRPSLASAHGGRGLWMIHQLCDLVEVRATERGFTLRLHAATP, from the coding sequence ATGATCACTGTTCCTGCGCCCGCCGGGCCTGGGGCCTTCGTTCATCCCGCCCTCTTCTACCGGGACCTCACCGAGTACGTGGCGGGGGTGGGCGGCTTCGTGCGGGGCGCCCTCGCGGCCGACGAGCCGGTGCTCGTCGCCGTGCCCGGGCAGCACCTGGACGCCCTGCGCGAGAGCCTCGGCGCGGGCGGCGGCGCCGGGATCACCTGGACAGACATGACGGAGCTGGGCCGCAATCCCGGTCGCATCCTGGCCGCCCTCCAGGAGTTCGCCGACCGGCACGCGGGCCGGGCGGCGCGGATCGTCGGCGAACCGATCTGGCCCGGCCGCTCCCCCGCCGAAGTGCTGGAGGCCACCCGCCACGAGGCCCTCATCAACACGGCCTTCGCGGGCCGCCCCGCCACCGTCCTGTGCCCGTACGACGTGGTCGGGCTGGCTCCCGCCGTGGTGAGCGACGCCCGGCGCACCCACCCCGCGCTCATCGAGCAGGGCCGGGACCTGCCGAGCCCCGCCTACGCCGACGCCGCGCGGGTCACGGCGGACCTGGACGGCCCGCTGCCCGAGCCCGACGGCCCGGTCGCCCGGCTCGCGTACGCCCACGGAGGGCTGGCCGAGGTACGCGAGTACGCCGAGGGCTGGGCGCGCGGCACCGCGCTGACCCCGGCACGGCGCAGCGACCTGGTCATGGCGATCAGCGAGGCCGCGGCGAATTCCCTCTCCCACGGTGGCGGGAAGGGCACGCTGCGCCTGTGGACCGTCGCCGGGTCCGCTGCGGGGGTCGTCGCCGAGATCCACGACGGCGGCCGGCTGGCGGACCCGCTGGCCGGCCGGCGGCGCCCCTCCCTGGCCTCGGCCCACGGGGGCCGCGGTCTGTGGATGATCCACCAGCTCTGCGACCTGGTGGAGGTCCGCGCCACGGAGCGCGGCTTCACGCTGCGGCTGCACGCGGCCACGCCCTGA
- a CDS encoding STAS domain-containing protein, with the protein MTPSTGATAPLTALPLPGRPGARLSGSCDLDTRQALAGALGVVAEIPGPVVHLDLSAVVFLDPAAVAALVRASVDFSGQGRRLLLHDPPYSLRKIVEMFPDECAALEVAA; encoded by the coding sequence ATGACGCCGAGTACGGGCGCGACCGCGCCGCTGACCGCCCTGCCGCTGCCGGGCCGCCCCGGCGCGCGCCTGAGCGGCAGCTGCGACCTCGACACCCGGCAGGCGCTGGCCGGCGCCCTCGGCGTGGTGGCCGAAATCCCCGGCCCCGTCGTGCACCTCGATCTCTCCGCGGTGGTCTTCCTCGACCCGGCCGCCGTCGCGGCACTCGTACGGGCGTCGGTGGACTTCAGCGGGCAGGGGCGGCGCCTGCTGCTCCACGACCCGCCATACTCGCTCCGCAAGATAGTGGAGATGTTCCCGGACGAGTGCGCCGCGCTGGAGGTCGCAGCATGA
- a CDS encoding ATP-binding protein, with translation MSVVPAAGQRRRLALTGVRGAVAKGRDFTRQALRDWGWDGTETAEDTLLLVSELLTNASLHADGCHELVLTAGKVLRIEVCDGTTTLPRRDPAPRRGVPGGHGLHIVERLSDRWGADAHADGKAVWAEIEAARLVSGRPTGP, from the coding sequence GTGAGTGTCGTACCCGCCGCGGGGCAGCGCCGCCGGCTCGCCCTGACGGGCGTCCGCGGCGCAGTGGCCAAGGGGCGCGACTTCACGCGCCAGGCCCTGCGGGACTGGGGCTGGGACGGCACCGAGACCGCCGAGGACACCCTGCTCCTCGTGTCCGAGCTGCTGACGAACGCGTCGCTGCACGCGGACGGCTGCCACGAGCTCGTGCTCACGGCCGGGAAGGTGCTGCGCATCGAGGTGTGCGACGGCACGACGACGCTCCCCCGCCGCGACCCGGCACCGCGGCGCGGCGTCCCGGGCGGGCACGGCCTCCACATAGTGGAGCGGCTGTCCGACCGCTGGGGCGCGGACGCGCACGCGGACGGGAAGGCCGTCTGGGCCGAGATCGAGGCCGCCCGGCTGGTGTCCGGCAGGCCCACCGGTCCGTAG